From a region of the Bradyrhizobium sp. KBS0727 genome:
- a CDS encoding TetR/AcrR family transcriptional regulator, with protein sequence MKPERRKRKLTLVKKLGKAQKLTRAQKQSQIRTALLEAAAKVVGEVGYSAAMVSTITRRAGVAQGTFYNYFDSRQDLFDQLLPSMSNEMLAFINGRSSHAANDAAREKLRFEAYFAYLLKRPEFYRILYESELFSPEAFQQHIDVIARGYQRVLQRAADAGDARAVDAREYEVLAFMLMGARKYLSSRFARSNGSIRELPDFVTNAYMRFVCNGFWDEHASIASPSPAKQTKKAMSVADRLLRSEKA encoded by the coding sequence GTGAAGCCTGAACGGCGGAAACGAAAGCTGACCCTCGTTAAGAAGCTGGGAAAAGCGCAGAAACTGACGCGCGCGCAGAAGCAGAGCCAGATCCGCACGGCCCTGCTCGAGGCTGCTGCGAAGGTGGTCGGCGAAGTCGGCTATTCAGCTGCCATGGTATCGACCATCACGCGGCGGGCCGGCGTTGCCCAGGGCACATTCTACAACTATTTCGATTCGCGGCAGGACCTTTTCGATCAGTTGCTGCCGAGCATGAGCAACGAGATGCTCGCCTTCATCAACGGACGCTCGTCGCATGCAGCCAACGATGCGGCGCGCGAGAAGCTGCGGTTCGAAGCCTACTTCGCCTACCTGCTGAAGCGACCCGAATTCTACCGCATCCTCTACGAGTCCGAGCTGTTCTCACCGGAAGCGTTTCAGCAGCACATCGACGTTATCGCGCGCGGCTACCAGCGCGTACTGCAACGCGCCGCCGATGCCGGCGATGCGCGCGCGGTAGATGCTCGCGAATACGAAGTTCTCGCCTTTATGTTGATGGGAGCCCGAAAGTATCTCTCGAGTCGCTTCGCGCGATCGAACGGCTCCATCCGGGAGTTGCCGGATTTCGTCACGAACGCCTACATGCGCTTCGTTTGTAACGGCTTCTGGGACGAGCACGCGAGCATCGCGAGCCCTTCGCCCGCAAAGCAGACCAAGAAGGCGATGTCGGTCGCCGATCGCTTGCTGCGAAGCGAGAAAGCCTGA
- a CDS encoding SRPBCC family protein, whose amino-acid sequence MKEMAPLAALGIARGPMQHTTQVELIKRVFDLYDKRSTSMGDNIYRNPISDYICMDQARLEQQQLFRDHPLVMCLSSRIPNPGDYVTDELSGVPVLVTRNAEGKVRAFLNVCRHRGSQVAQGCGSGKKMFVCPYHAWSYDLEGRLRSRGPSDAFPDISADNGSLVPLPATEQHGIIWVKTSPGSDIDADDLLQGLGPELASYKLETSSHYQTSDLHKPMNWKLVIDTFLETWHIGTLHRQTVASIFQPNINVFDAFGRNGRFILPRRSLLELRDKPESEWDLLKHSAIIYLLFPNTLIVWQGDHVETWRSFPEGLSTEQCIAEAALYSPEPATTEKARRYWDKNMELLLATVEHEDFPVCIAMQRGFRSNAQSYITFGRNEPGLTHYHHKMRSHLGLKEAPAAPG is encoded by the coding sequence ATGAAGGAAATGGCGCCGCTTGCGGCGCTCGGCATAGCGCGAGGACCCATGCAACATACAACGCAGGTAGAGCTGATCAAACGTGTCTTCGATTTGTACGATAAAAGGTCCACCTCGATGGGCGACAACATCTATCGCAATCCCATTTCCGACTACATCTGCATGGATCAGGCACGGCTGGAGCAGCAACAGCTGTTCCGCGACCACCCGCTTGTGATGTGTCTGTCGTCACGCATACCGAATCCGGGCGACTACGTGACCGACGAACTTTCCGGCGTGCCGGTCCTGGTTACGCGCAATGCCGAGGGAAAGGTGCGGGCCTTTCTCAACGTCTGCCGGCATCGCGGTTCACAGGTCGCCCAAGGCTGCGGGTCGGGCAAGAAGATGTTCGTGTGCCCCTATCACGCCTGGAGCTACGATCTGGAGGGGCGGCTACGCTCCCGCGGGCCTTCTGACGCTTTCCCGGACATCTCGGCCGACAACGGCAGCCTGGTGCCGCTCCCGGCCACGGAGCAGCACGGGATCATCTGGGTCAAGACCTCGCCCGGGTCCGACATCGACGCGGACGATCTCCTTCAGGGGCTCGGGCCCGAACTCGCCTCCTACAAGCTCGAGACTTCCTCCCACTACCAGACATCCGACCTGCACAAGCCGATGAACTGGAAGCTCGTGATCGATACGTTCCTCGAAACCTGGCACATCGGCACCCTCCACCGTCAGACCGTGGCATCGATCTTCCAGCCCAATATCAACGTCTTCGACGCCTTCGGGCGCAATGGTCGCTTTATTCTGCCTCGCCGCAGCCTGCTCGAGCTGCGGGACAAGCCCGAATCGGAATGGGATCTTCTGAAGCATTCGGCCATCATCTATCTGCTGTTTCCAAATACCCTGATCGTCTGGCAAGGCGACCATGTCGAGACCTGGCGATCCTTCCCCGAGGGCCTCTCGACGGAGCAGTGCATCGCAGAAGCAGCCCTCTACTCGCCCGAGCCGGCGACCACCGAGAAGGCAAGAAGATATTGGGACAAGAACATGGAGTTGCTGCTGGCGACCGTTGAACACGAGGACTTTCCGGTATGCATCGCCATGCAGCGCGGCTTCCGGTCCAACGCCCAAAGCTATATCACGTTCGGCCGCAACGAACCCGGCTTGACGCACTACCACCACAAGATGCGATCGCACCTGGGTTTGAAGGAAGCCCCGGCCGCTCCTGGATAG